A section of the Castanea sativa cultivar Marrone di Chiusa Pesio chromosome 12, ASM4071231v1 genome encodes:
- the LOC142620161 gene encoding protein FAR-RED IMPAIRED RESPONSE 1-like has protein sequence MGIHVPSNVPMESTSFKGMEFEANEIEYDFYNEYGRKAGFSISKDKKYVVNEFIAEHNHYLHLPSTVHMMPSQRKVATTHAIEIDLAHESGLRLKQSYELLCTQANARMIIDYSHFDDVITFDTMYRDARPLGVFLDLNHHRETIVFGGALLYDND, from the exons ATGGGAATACATGTTCCTTCTAATGTGCCCATGGAATCTACCTCATTTAAAGGGATGGAGTTTGAAGCAAATGAGattgaatatgatttttataatgaatatggCAGAAAGGCTGGTTTTAGCATTAGCAAAGA TAAAAAATATGTGGTGAATGAATTTATTGCTGAGCATAACCACTATCTCCACCTTCCATCAACTGTACACATGATGCCATCACAACGGAAAGTGGCTACAACTCATGCTATTGAAATTGATTTGGCACATGAATCAGGATTAAGATTAAAGCAATCTTATGAGCTTCTTTGTACGCAA GCTAATGCAAGAATGATCATTGACTATAGCCACTTCGATGATGTAATAACGTTTGATACAATGTATAGAGATGCAAGGCCACTTGGAGTATTTTTGGATCTCAATCACCATAGAGAAACTATTGTATTTGGAGGTGCACTTTTATATGATAATGATTGA
- the LOC142620160 gene encoding protein FAR-RED ELONGATED HYPOCOTYL 3-like — MHFVVSICGRMLRNTHLLKNESQFNDDFLACIYEYNGEDEFLTAWNEMLDKYDVHENKWLIDLFKLKEKWAQAYVKRTFTEGMKTTQLSESFNADLKDCLRTDLNIVEFFTHFERVVNQKWDKELEAKYNSRHKFPRLKLKSSPMLNQVATVYTPTLFDLFQTKVKEVMELSILERNMSQTHSYVVGVFNQYGKYEVIWNPLDETLSCSCRKFESFGILCRHSLKVLDVLDIKLISNRYIMKRWIRDAKDGSGKNCTTHNIKPDT, encoded by the coding sequence ATGCATTTTGTAGTTAGCATATGTGGCAGAATGCTAAGAAACACTCATTTACTCAAAAATGAGTCTCAATTTAACGATGATTTCTTAGCATGTATCTATGAGTATAATGGTGAAGATGAGTTTCTTACAGCTTGGAATGAAATGCTAGATAAATATGATgttcatgaaaataaatggcTAATTGATCTAtttaaattaaaggaaaaatgggCCCAAGCATATGTTAAGAGAACTTTCACTGAAGGAATGAAGACAACCCAGCTTAGTGAGAGTTTCAATGCTGACTTGAAGGATTGCTTGCGCACTGATCTCAATATAGTAGAGTTTTTCACTCATTTTGAAAGAGTTGTCAATCAAAAATGGGATAAAGAGTTAGAAGCAAAATACAACTCTAGACATAAATTTCCAAGATTGAAGCTCAAAAGCTCTCCTATGCTTAATCAAGTAGCAACAGTGTACACGCCTAcattgtttgatttatttcagaCAAAAGTTAAAGAGGTGATGGAACTTTCCATCCTAGAACGCAATATGAGTCAAACACATAGTTATGTGGTTGGAGTTTTCAATCAATATGGAAAATATGAAGTCATTTGGAATCCATTAGATGAGACTCTATCTTGTAGTTGCAGAAAGTTTGAGTCATTTGGTATTTTATGTAGGCATAGTTTGAAAGTTCTTGATGTATTGGATATCAAGTTGATTTCTAATAGATATATCATGAAGAGGTGGATAAGAGATGCAAAAGATGGAAGCGGAAAAAATTGCACAACACATAACATTAAGCCGGATACTTGA